In the genome of Arachis stenosperma cultivar V10309 chromosome 2, arast.V10309.gnm1.PFL2, whole genome shotgun sequence, the window GTTGGGACTCACATACATAAATGCCctcttgtaaattaaaaaaagaaaaaaaaaaaccatattGATTTCTCTCTCTTAGTAGTTAGTATTTTTTCATTGTTAAAATACATACAGGAGCAGTTATTCACCAAATTACCAATAAGTCAGCAAGTCACTGAATATATAACGCCCCAAAAGGTTTTCTGCTTGTGGAGGTAAACGTAATTACATTGATGAGCGTATTGCAGAGCGTATATTAGGCTGCGTTTGTTGATCGGTATGAGATACTgaaataaaaatgtaaaattgtGTTTAGTagatgaaataaaataaatattatgtataaaaatattgaaataatatattttgtaaaagacacaaaaacataacttatttttttattatttttaatttaaaatattttcataagataaaataaatatattaacaacttgaattttttataatttttaataaaaattttattatgataAGCCTATCATGTACTTTTAGAGTATATgttagataaattttattttttattattatatttttttaatttaaaaaaatttaacttttaaaatttatttcagtttatcaccaaacaacatagaaaaatactaattttaacatttttatctCTTTGTATCTTATTCTTTTAGTCttgtcttattttattttttatgaagaCAAGACATTGAAATATAGATATAGaacataaaaatgataaaattatgTTTAACAGGTGAGAAATAAAGAGAGATATTATATTTTGGGAcactaaattaatatattttattttctttttgatcgaaaagacaaaaaaatattgaacaaatacataacttttattattactatcaaattttcataattatattttttattctaaattttatgtaaaaaataaaaataaattaaatttttattatttgttctattttatatttaattcatcgtaaaacaaaatataaaaacattaaTTTTGTATCTCTATTATTTTGTATCCTATTTCTAATATTTGGTTTATTTTATCTTGTTATCAAGACAAAATACAATGTAATTAAATTAGAAATGCTAAATGGTCCGTAAGATTTGTAATTAGATAAGCTAAAAATTATGTTATTGAATTATTAGACTAATAATATTGAATAAATAACATCATTATATGACCAACAgactatattatttttaattaactaatataaaaatttgatctgtctttatttttgtgtttttcactaaACAACTTAACATATTTCTACATGTAAATTTATATTTCAACTATATTAAGTATACACTAATAATAATTAGTCACtaaattaatcatatatataaaatatatattaaaatataaaataaatattaaaagtgAATTAAATAGCAATAtgtttatacacaaatataaaaTCAGTTTTCAAAACTAAAATGTTTTCTTCATTTTTGGTTTCTAATTTAAAGTAATCCTTTTGGCTCACTGCTGTAGGGAACATAAGAAGTGAAGTTTGGTTAATTAGTTGGAGCAAGATGACGAGTGCTACCACTGATGCTACTGATTCAACATTATTGGAGATGGTTAAACAcgtggtgattgatgttgacaacGTTGAAGAAGAATTTACTCCAGATGTGTGCATGATCTACACAGTTCCTTCCAAACTTAGGAAGAtggatgaagaagaagcttcTTTCACCCCTCAGTGGATCTCAATAGGACCCATTCACTACGACACAGAAGAGCTGAAGGGAATGCAAAAGCTAAAGTATAAGTACTTGCAAGACTTCTCGAAGCGTGTCTCAAACGAGGAAGCCATGAAGGAATACAAAAGTTTCCTTGAAAGTGAAGTACAAAAAATAAGGGAGTGTTATGCGAAGAAGTTCCCAGAGATAAGCAATGAGAAATTAGTGGAAATAGTACTGCTAGATGCTGTGTTCATCGTGGAGTACTTTCtgagggattgggaatttgatCATCGAAATATGTTAACAAACTATGTTACAAAAGGCATCCAGAGGGACTTACTGCTTCTTGAGAATCAGCTTCCATTGTATGTGTTGAAGAAACTCTATAATTACGTTGCAACTCTCACAGCTGAAGGTTTACCTAAAGATTTTCATGAACTTACCCACCATTATTTTGCATCTCTTCATCTGTATGCGGAATATTTAAAAAGGGACAATGAGACAGCTCATCATTTCGTTGATTTTGTTAGGAGGTGTTGTCTTCCTGACTGGAGCTTAGAATTGTTTTTAAAGCAAGACAATTTGCAAGTGAGCGCAAGCAAGTTGTATGAGAATGGGGTAAGTTTTGAGTGCGTTGGTGATAGAAAACTGATTGACATAACATTTGAGACGAAGAAGCCGTTCAACGGCTATTTACTCTGTTTGGGTTGCTTGCAACCATGCTTCAAGAGTTTAAAAGCTCAATTGATGTTCCCACAGTTGAAATTTGATAACAGAACAGTATGTGTTCTCAAGAACTTAATGGCCTTTGAGCATTACCATTATCCGGATAAACCTTTTATCACCAACTACGTGTCTCTGTTGGACTCTCTGGTTCACACCAAAGAAGATGTAGAGTTGTTGGTGGAAAAAGGATGCATTTTTCGAGAACACGTGAGTAATGAGGAAGTGGTAAATCTGGTGAAGAGCCTTTCCAAACATGTGGTTTCCACCGGTAAGACGTGCTACTATAAAGTTATAAGAAAACTCACACTCCACAACAAGAGTGGCTGGAAAAAGACCATGGGAACAGTTAGGAGGGTGTACTTCCGTGACACTTGGAGAGGCAGTTCCACCATTATCGCCATTTTTGTTCTCATCTACACCATCGTTAGTTTCTATCGCAATATTCATGATTTAATTTCTAAATAAAACTAATTGAGctcccttttaatttcttttttcagAACACAAATAAAATGtctttgttctctgttttagtTTCGATATTGATTGATCATTTCATTGAGATGTACAATATATACACATGGAGTGTAACTAACTTGCATACTGTATGTTAcatcaactaactaattaactatcTTAGTTACTTAAGCTACAAGTAATCAACTAAACTAAATGTCAATACATACCGTGACTAATATACTCCCTCAAGTTGAAGTATACAAATTGTGTGTTCCTAACTtggacaaatttaaaaaaatctgtTGTATTAATTTGCTCTCTGCAAATTGTCCCATCTCTAAAATTTTGGAAAATATCATATAATCAAATAACTACGTGTTACATCAAATTGTGCCCAATATCTAAAAAAATCAGCCATCAGTAAGACTTAAAATAATGttggatgttttttttttttcagattatcagCTACTTCACTTAATGTTTGTGCTTGGATTTTTTTGTAAAACAAAGGCTTTGAAAACATATTTTACTTGTCGGAGATTTAAATGACCATGCCATTCAATCGGAATTAGGGAAGGATCCTCGAATTTCATAAATTGGGGCAAAAAAAATTTGCTTGtataatattttgtttaaaaagaAACAATGACTTGTAtgtttttaagaaaatatataaaatacttgtaaatgttttttttttaaataaatatataaaaatattttatttatttaaatactgATGGACCAGTTTGCATGACGAGCATGAAATGAAAAAGGTATTCTAATCTCGTTTTCAaaacagaaaggaaaaaaaGCTAGCTGATAATCGAATTAACTCCATACATATTTCCAtggataattaattttagacatttatttgaacaaaaaaaagaaaggtgCTTAACATAAGATAATTAGGTAAtcatgtgttttttttttttttttggacaataGGTAATCATGTTCTAGAACTAGAGGGATCTATGTGGCTTAATAAGAGGTTGTATCCCTTTTGTTGTAATGACAGGAGGTTCTTGTGTAGGTTTGTGTTGAGTATTTGGAGTGGCCGAAAAGCCTGAGTCTGTGTAACTAGATGGACTAATTGGAGGGCAAGAAGACACACTTGTTGTTACGCCTGAATCACTTTTCTTGAAAGTGTGGGAGCTTAGATCTCTCTCATggaaggtatttagcaactttcCAATGCGTGTTCTTATAGAACTACTATCATCAGGGAGATTATGGTTTAACAAAATATGTCTATGCTGATATATGAATGTGGCTAAAAAGATAACGAGGGCTAATAAGCAACAAATACCTACAACCAAGAACAGACCCCAGAAGCTTTCTAGTCCTAGGCTTGTAGAAGAAGATACTTGTGCTGCATTGTTATTTGAATCTTGACAACTGCTTCCATTCAACCATGCATTCTCAATTCTTCTCATTTTACCTCCTTCACTCACATCCAAGATTGCACGTGATATGTCTCCCACTAGAGGTGACCCTTTTGGAAACACCTGAATATACATGAACACATAAATTATGTGAAGGTTATAAACTATTATCTCTATACGAAGATAATTGCACATGAGTAGCCATCAAATTAGTAAATATTCAAGAACTGTTATTCTCTCATCTGAAAATTTTCTATTCTCTTTTTTATGTGAAGACAATTACAtgtgagaaataaaaaaattagtaaaaatctTAAATTCAGTTGTTTTTTTATGTGaagataataattaaaaattattaaatattaatttggtAAAACATATTAAATCGTCTGATTTTTAACTATTATCTTCACGTGAAAACTCAACTCACGTAAATAGCGATTGAATTATAGATAGATGGAACTTACAAAGCCAAAGCCACCAGTTTTAAATCTTGGCTCAACCATGGCATACTTGGAGCAATAAGTTCCAAGAAGGTGCATCACGTAAGGGACTTCGTCAAAAGCCGCATCGATACCACCATTAGCACTTCCTTTTGTGAAGAGATCATTGCATTCTTCTGCAGATTTATATATCTTAAGCTGGTTTTCATGGAACCCCAAATCCTTCAAGATTTCATGAACAAAAGAACCTTCCAAATAACCAACATTCAACCGATTCTTTAAGAGTTGATGAACATCTGTAAATGCTGGTCGTAGTCGTTCAACTGTTAAGAGAGAGGTAAGACTTGCAGTGTAGCTTTGAACCAGAATTTGAACTACAAAAACCCATACTATCACCACAAATCTTCCATAATTGCTCTCCACtctctcttctgcataattgcaAAGTTAACATTTTCATACAGTAAAAATTCACATGCAGTTATTTTCatgaagttgataattaaaagtcattaaatgataatttaattaaatctgTCAACTTATTTAATgattcttaattattaatttcatatAAGACAACTGTGGACgagtttttatctttttatatatgcaattatttaatggtgaaaactcaggtgtagttaacttcacgtgaagttgatagctaagagtcgttagataaaaatttagttaaatcgGTCAAATTATCTAACAGTTCTCAGTTAttaacttcacatgaagttgaCTGCACCTAAGTTTCTACCTTTATTTAATTAAGAAGAATATATCAAAATGAAAGTGAGTAGACATAGAGACTTACGATGAGAAAATACCATGGTTGAGAAGGAAAACCACAAGCTAGTGCCAATTTGATAAGGCGTAGGCCCTCTAAAACATTCATTGATTCGGTGTTCAAGTACCCAAACAACAAATCCTATGAAAACAAAggtaaaaaatattgttaccCAAAGGTCCCATGTCAATGGCTTCAAGAAGGCCCATGCATTCTTCTTTCTATTGTCTCTTACTGGAACAACCATAGTCACACCAGATTCTGTGTACGGCAATGTGAAATCGACATACTTGGACCTGTTTCCCGTAATTGTTGTGTCCCCCACCACAGCATCAAACTTCTGCACCAATAGACATACATTGCTTCACAATCAGATGAAACTCATGaataataagaatttaattttgacatACACGTAAAATAGTTTTACACGTGCATTCAATTATGTAATAGACAGTTTACTTACTTCATAATAAACTTGGGTGATCAAATCATCATATGTTCCTGCCATCTCGTTGTTGGAATTTTCAAATGGAATGAATTCAAATGGAAGGGCATAAGGCAACGCTTCTACCACAGCATTAAACACATCAATGCAGAACCCGGTGACCTTTGTAGAATTGGTAATAGGATCATGGATTACTTTCACAAATTCAGAGAAGCCATTATCTTTCACTGGGACTCCTATCTTTAACTTGTTACCATTTGTGGGAATTTCCCATCCCTTTGGAACAGAGTAAGAGTCCCCTGGCCATAGAATTGTTCTTAGATTCTCCTTAGAAGTTGAATTATCTGCATCCATGTCTCTGATTAGTCCCTTCTGTGGTGTCCAAAATCCAATGTTCCTTTCACTATTACCAATCACATTAACTATCTCAAATGGTGATGCTTCTAACTTCCCACCACCCACTACTTTGAACTCACCACCAACACCTTTGAATCTAACATTTGATAAAGCTTCCCTCAGCTTCTCGCCGTTTCGCGAAACGCCGAAGTTTTCAAGATCAGTCACGTTGCTGGAGTTGTTGCTCACATTAGTGAAGCCGAAAACAGTGTTGTCAAGCTTCTCAACTGCCATGGCTAATGCAGCAGTAGCATCATAGGCCCATATTCCAAAAACATCCAAATTAACATCAACAAGTGTTGGATTGTCTCTTAAGAACTCTCTTTTCCATCGAGCTCTAAAATCAAGAAGCTGTTTTGTTCTTGGGATATAAGGCCTAACACCCAACACACCTTCCATGGATTCCATAACCGAAGAGTCCAATGAGTTAAAAAGATTAGCAATTCCAGCAGTCACAATCCAAACATAACCTTCATCCATCATTCCAATGTCTTTGGCAATGGCGAAGAGACGAGAGGCAAGACGGGATGTCATGTGAACAACAAAGACTCTAGTTTGCATAGTCATGAGCTTGTAGAGCTCTCTCTCAATGGCATCATTTGTGGCTGAGAAATCAATGGCGCTGAGATAAGGAACACGAATGTATGCTTTCTGAAATGAATTGGTTAGGGATGCAATGAGTCCTTCGCCATAGCCGTTGTCCACGTATATTGGAACCACTTGTTTCCACCCAAAAGCTTGAACAATGGCGCTTATGGCCACGACTTGAGTTAAATAATAATCTTTCTGTGCAATTTGGAACAAGTATGGGGTGTGGAGTGATGAGAGAGAAGGGCTCATTTCTGAGAACGTGAGAATGGGCACGTGCGCTTTATCTCCGAGGTTGATCACAAACATGGCTTCCATTGTTGTGATTGGTCCTATCACAGCTACCACTTGCTCATTCTTTATAAGATCCACAGCTACATCGTcgtaaaaatagaaaataaggGAGCTGATTAATGTAGAAACTTATATGTCttacttttataaaattaaaaaacttcaacataataaaatttttttggaaaacTAAAACGTCGGacgtaaaatttttttggagaCTTATTTGAGTATTTCCTCTATATTGATACCACAAAACAAGACACAAAATAGTGATAAAGATAGCAATAGTTAAGTCTGTTTCTTGTAAAGAATGTCAAGATAGATAAGTTAGTTTTGCTGAGTATGTGTAGCAGCAGGTAGTATAATTAGTCAAACATagttaaaattt includes:
- the LOC130962482 gene encoding glutamate receptor 2.8-like; protein product: MVKHQPRSTLVLSLWWFFGVLAIVVMGQRNSSGATTLPTRVVKVGAVLDVGGAMVGKIGLNSIRMCIHDFYVSHPHYKTRLQLILRDSQRDIVTAAAQAVDLIKNEQVVAVIGPITTMEAMFVINLGDKAHVPILTFSEMSPSLSSLHTPYLFQIAQKDYYLTQVVAISAIVQAFGWKQVVPIYVDNGYGEGLIASLTNSFQKAYIRVPYLSAIDFSATNDAIERELYKLMTMQTRVFVVHMTSRLASRLFAIAKDIGMMDEGYVWIVTAGIANLFNSLDSSVMESMEGVLGVRPYIPRTKQLLDFRARWKREFLRDNPTLVDVNLDVFGIWAYDATAALAMAVEKLDNTVFGFTNVSNNSSNVTDLENFGVSRNGEKLREALSNVRFKGVGGEFKVVGGGKLEASPFEIVNVIGNSERNIGFWTPQKGLIRDMDADNSTSKENLRTILWPGDSYSVPKGWEIPTNGNKLKIGVPVKDNGFSEFVKVIHDPITNSTKVTGFCIDVFNAVVEALPYALPFEFIPFENSNNEMAGTYDDLITQVYYEKFDAVVGDTTITGNRSKYVDFTLPYTESGVTMVVPVRDNRKKNAWAFLKPLTWDLWVTIFFTFVFIGFVVWVLEHRINECFRGPTPYQIGTSLWFSFSTMVFSHQERVESNYGRFVVIVWVFVVQILVQSYTASLTSLLTVERLRPAFTDVHQLLKNRLNVGYLEGSFVHEILKDLGFHENQLKIYKSAEECNDLFTKGSANGGIDAAFDEVPYVMHLLGTYCSKYAMVEPRFKTGGFGFVFPKGSPLVGDISRAILDVSEGGKMRRIENAWLNGSSCQDSNNNAAQVSSSTSLGLESFWGLFLVVGICCLLALVIFLATFIYQHRHILLNHNLPDDSSSIRTRIGKLLNTFHERDLSSHTFKKSDSGVTTSVSSCPPISPSSYTDSGFSATPNTQHKPTQEPPVITTKGIQPLIKPHRSL
- the LOC130962226 gene encoding putative UPF0481 protein At3g02645 isoform X2, yielding MTSATTDATDSTLLEMVKHVVIDVDNVEEEFTPDVCMIYTVPSKLRKMDEEEASFTPQWISIGPIHYDTEELKGMQKLKYKYLQDFSKRVSNEEAMKEYKSFLESEVQKIRECYAKKFPEISNEKLVEIVLLDAVFIVEYFLRDWEFDHRNMLTNYVTKGIQRDLLLLENQLPLYVLKKLYNYVATLTAEGLPKDFHELTHHYFASLHLYAEYLKRDNETAHHFVDFVRRCCLPDWSLELFLKQDNLQVSASKLYENGVSFECVGDRKLIDITFETKKPFNGYLLCLGCLQPCFKSLKAQLMFPQLKFDNRTVCVLKNLMAFEHYHYPDKPFITNYVSLLDSLVHTKEDVELLVEKGCIFREHVSNEEVVNLVKSLSKHVVSTGKTCYYKVIRKLTLHNKSGWKKTMGTVRRVYFRDTWRGSSTIIAIFVLIYTIVSFYRNIHDLISK